In Sphingomonas sp. SORGH_AS_0950, the following are encoded in one genomic region:
- a CDS encoding acyl carrier protein has protein sequence MSETADRVKKIVVEHLGVEADKVTEDASFIDDLGADSLDIVELVMAFEEEFGVEIPDDAAEKITTVKDAITYIDENKA, from the coding sequence ATGAGCGAGACCGCCGACCGCGTGAAGAAGATCGTCGTCGAGCATCTCGGCGTCGAAGCCGACAAGGTGACCGAGGACGCGAGCTTCATCGACGACCTCGGTGCCGACAGCCTCGACATCGTCGAGCTCGTCATGGCGTTCGAGGAAGAGTTCGGTGTCGAAATCCCGGACGATGCCGCCGAGAAGATCACGACCGTCAAGGACGCGATCACGTACATCGACGAGAACAAGGCCTGA
- the fabG gene encoding 3-oxoacyl-[acyl-carrier-protein] reductase, whose amino-acid sequence MFDLTGMTALVTGASGGLGSAVAKALAAQGAKLALSGSNIDKLEAFRAELGGDHVAVPCNLSDPAAVDALIPQAVEALGGKLDILVNNAGVTRDNLTMRMKDEEWDQVIRVNLEAAFRLIRASAKPMMKARFGRIISITSVVGATGNPGQANYAASKAGLVGMSKAVAQELASRNITVNCVAPGFMRSAMTDVLPEAQKAALLGRIPAGDLGKGEDIGAAVVYLASREAGYVTGQTLHVNGGMAML is encoded by the coding sequence ATGTTCGATCTGACAGGAATGACCGCCCTCGTGACCGGCGCATCGGGTGGCCTCGGCTCGGCGGTGGCGAAGGCGCTGGCGGCGCAGGGGGCCAAGCTGGCGCTGTCCGGCTCCAATATCGACAAGCTGGAGGCGTTTCGTGCAGAGCTGGGCGGCGATCATGTCGCGGTGCCGTGCAACCTGTCCGACCCCGCCGCGGTCGATGCGCTGATCCCGCAAGCCGTGGAAGCGCTGGGCGGCAAGCTCGACATCCTGGTCAACAATGCGGGCGTCACCCGCGACAATCTGACCATGCGGATGAAGGACGAGGAGTGGGATCAGGTGATCCGCGTCAACCTCGAAGCCGCGTTCCGCCTGATCCGCGCCTCGGCCAAGCCGATGATGAAGGCGCGTTTCGGCCGCATCATCTCGATCACCTCGGTCGTCGGGGCCACGGGCAATCCGGGGCAGGCCAATTATGCCGCGTCCAAGGCGGGCCTGGTCGGCATGTCGAAGGCGGTCGCGCAGGAACTGGCCAGCCGCAACATCACGGTGAACTGCGTCGCGCCCGGCTTCATGCGTTCGGCGATGACCGACGTGCTGCCCGAGGCGCAGAAGGCCGCGCTGCTGGGTCGGATTCCGGCGGGCGATCTGGGCAAGGGTGAGGATATCGGCGCGGCCGTCGTCTATCTGGCGTCCAGGGAAGCGGGCTACGTCACCGGCCAGACGCTGCACGTCAATGGCGGCATGGCGATGCTGTAA
- a CDS encoding GxxExxY protein, which yields MKDIETIAFDVIDLSLRLHRELGPGLLESVYETILAAKLSDMGYRAERQRAVDFSFDGLQFDGAFRIDLLIEGSLLVEIKSVERLNAAHAKQLLTYLRLTRQPLGLLINFGGATLKEGLRRIVNDYTPIASSRLRVNQKIGE from the coding sequence ATGAAAGACATTGAAACGATAGCGTTCGATGTGATCGATCTTTCCTTGCGCCTTCATCGTGAGCTGGGCCCTGGATTGCTGGAGAGCGTCTATGAGACGATCCTGGCTGCCAAGCTGAGCGACATGGGCTATCGCGCAGAGCGGCAGCGGGCTGTCGATTTCAGCTTTGATGGCCTGCAATTCGATGGGGCGTTTCGCATCGATCTCCTGATCGAAGGCAGCCTTCTTGTCGAAATTAAATCCGTCGAGCGGCTGAATGCCGCTCATGCAAAACAACTCCTCACCTATCTGCGCCTGACCAGGCAGCCCTTGGGGCTGCTTATCAACTTCGGCGGCGCCACCCTGAAGGAAGGGCTCCGCCGCATCGTCAACGACTATACGCCCATCGCGTCTTCGCGGCTTCGCGTGAACCAGAAAATCGGAGAATAA
- the fabD gene encoding ACP S-malonyltransferase translates to MRAFIFPGQGSQAVGMGKALAEASPVAREVFQEVDEALGQHLYRLMVDGPADELTLTENAQPAIMANAIATLRVLEKEGGVRLSEKADFVAGHSLGEYTALCAADAIDLATTARLLKLRGRAMQAAVPVGEGAMAALLGADLEKAKVIAGAAVDAMLAEGGEPLVCTVANDNDPSQVVISGHRAAIEKAVALAKDLGAKRAVLLPVSAPFHCPLMQPAADAMDAALAEATIRAPLVPVYANVEAAPVADPGAIRALLVAQVTGMVRWRESVLAMEAAGVAQFVEFGGKVLGPMVKRIAPDADAVSVVTMDDIEGLLAKL, encoded by the coding sequence ATGCGTGCATTCATCTTTCCGGGCCAGGGCAGCCAGGCCGTCGGCATGGGCAAGGCGCTGGCCGAGGCGAGCCCGGTCGCCCGCGAGGTGTTCCAGGAGGTCGACGAGGCGCTGGGCCAGCATCTCTATCGCCTGATGGTCGACGGCCCCGCCGACGAGCTGACCCTGACCGAGAATGCGCAACCCGCGATCATGGCGAACGCCATCGCGACCCTGCGCGTGCTGGAGAAGGAAGGCGGCGTCCGCCTGTCGGAAAAGGCCGATTTCGTCGCGGGCCACTCGCTGGGCGAATATACCGCATTGTGCGCGGCCGATGCGATCGACCTGGCGACGACGGCGCGCCTGCTGAAGCTGCGCGGCCGGGCGATGCAGGCGGCGGTGCCGGTGGGTGAGGGCGCGATGGCCGCGCTGCTGGGCGCGGACCTCGAAAAGGCGAAGGTGATTGCGGGCGCGGCGGTCGATGCGATGCTGGCCGAGGGTGGCGAGCCGCTGGTCTGCACGGTCGCCAACGACAATGACCCGAGCCAGGTGGTGATCTCGGGCCACCGTGCCGCGATCGAGAAGGCGGTGGCGCTGGCCAAGGACCTGGGCGCCAAGCGCGCCGTCCTGCTGCCGGTGTCGGCGCCGTTCCACTGCCCGCTGATGCAGCCCGCCGCCGACGCGATGGACGCCGCCCTCGCCGAAGCGACGATCCGCGCGCCGCTGGTCCCGGTCTATGCCAATGTCGAGGCGGCGCCGGTCGCCGATCCGGGCGCGATCCGTGCGCTGCTGGTGGCACAGGTGACGGGGATGGTCCGCTGGCGCGAATCGGTGCTGGCGATGGAAGCGGCGGGCGTGGCGCAGTTCGTGGAGTTCGGCGGCAAGGTCCTTGGCCCCATGGTCAAGCGCATCGCGCCGGATGCGGACGCGGTCAGCGTCGTGACTATGGACGATATCGAGGGGCTTCTGGCGAAGCTCTGA
- the rpsF gene encoding 30S ribosomal protein S6 has product MALYEHVFLARQDLAQAQVDALAEAATKIVEDNQGKVVKTETWGLRSLAYKIAKNRKAHYVMLEIDAPAGVVAELERQTQINEDVIRYMTVKVDGHEEGPSVMMRKQERDRERRADRGERPDRADRPRRDREEEAA; this is encoded by the coding sequence ATGGCTCTTTACGAGCACGTGTTCCTTGCGCGCCAGGATCTGGCACAGGCGCAGGTGGACGCGCTGGCGGAAGCCGCCACGAAGATCGTCGAGGACAATCAGGGCAAGGTCGTGAAGACCGAGACCTGGGGCCTGCGTTCGCTGGCGTACAAGATCGCCAAGAACCGCAAGGCGCACTACGTCATGCTCGAAATCGACGCCCCCGCGGGTGTCGTCGCCGAGCTGGAGCGCCAGACCCAGATCAACGAAGACGTGATCCGCTACATGACCGTCAAGGTTGACGGCCATGAAGAAGGTCCGTCGGTGATGATGCGCAAGCAGGAGCGCGACCGCGAGCGTCGTGCCGATCGTGGCGAACGCCCCGACCGCGCTGACCGCCCCCGTCGTGATCGTGAAGAGGAAGCCGCATAA
- the rpsR gene encoding 30S ribosomal protein S18, which yields MARPFFRRRKSCPFSAKDAPRIDYKDVRLLQGFVSERGKIVPSRITSVSAKKQRELAQAIKRARHLGLLPYVVK from the coding sequence ATGGCCCGCCCGTTTTTCCGTCGCCGCAAGAGCTGCCCCTTCTCCGCGAAGGACGCGCCCCGGATCGACTATAAGGACGTCCGTCTGCTCCAGGGCTTCGTGTCCGAGCGCGGCAAGATCGTGCCTTCGCGCATCACCAGCGTGTCGGCCAAGAAGCAGCGCGAACTGGCCCAGGCCATCAAGCGCGCCCGTCACCTGGGCCTCCTGCCCTACGTCGTGAAGTAA
- the rplI gene encoding 50S ribosomal protein L9 produces the protein MDVILLERVEKLGAIGDVVTVKDGFARNFLLPRKKALRANEANKKVFEANRARIEAENANRRAEAEVESKTFENATVTLIRQASNVGQLYGSVAVRDLVEALVADGHKVNKSQIVLDRPIKAIGLYDVRVALHPEVAVTVKVNVARSPEEAEMQAQGVDVMASMFERDEAGFTEDYDPNAEPGATAEVQPEQDEAQG, from the coding sequence ATGGACGTTATTCTGCTTGAGCGCGTCGAGAAGCTCGGCGCCATCGGCGACGTGGTCACGGTGAAGGACGGCTTTGCCCGTAACTTCCTGCTGCCGCGCAAGAAGGCGCTGCGCGCCAACGAAGCCAACAAGAAGGTGTTCGAGGCCAACCGCGCCCGCATCGAAGCCGAGAACGCGAACCGTCGCGCCGAGGCCGAGGTCGAGTCGAAGACCTTCGAGAACGCCACCGTCACCCTGATCCGTCAGGCGTCGAATGTCGGCCAGCTGTACGGCTCGGTCGCGGTGCGTGACCTGGTCGAGGCGCTGGTCGCCGACGGCCACAAGGTCAACAAGAGCCAGATCGTGCTCGACCGTCCGATCAAGGCGATCGGCCTGTACGACGTGCGCGTCGCGCTTCACCCGGAAGTGGCCGTGACCGTCAAGGTCAACGTCGCCCGCTCGCCGGAAGAAGCCGAGATGCAGGCGCAGGGCGTCGACGTCATGGCCTCGATGTTCGAGCGTGACGAAGCCGGCTTCACCGAGGATTACGATCCCAACGCCGAGCCGGGCGCCACCGCCGAGGTTCAGCCGGAGCAGGACGAAGCGCAGGGTTAA
- the mutL gene encoding DNA mismatch repair endonuclease MutL, producing the protein MSIRRLPPHLVNRIAAGEVVERPASALKELVENSIDAGATRIAVALGQGGVGRIEVADDGCGMSAEDMALALERHCTSKLPDEAIESVLTLGFRGEALPSIASVARVTIESRPAGRDGWSRVVDNGEVLRDGPAAVPPGTRILVEDLFARVPARRKFLRSPRSEYAACLDMVRRLAMARPDIAFTLEHDGRRVLTVPGGEERPGRVAGLTDRALAENSVAIDWVRDTVSLGGVAGLPTFNRGIADHQYLFVNGRPVRDRLLMGAIRGAYAEMLPRDRHAVVALFLDMPPSEVDVNVHPAKTEVRFRDPALIRGMIVSGLRRALDEAGHRSVQRPPDSALAMWQSESVAAPPGGTPPLDSWAASAPETRVMERQSLFAPRPGFAAPPPLARAEAAFAAPPEVRQYPMGVARGQVAKTYIVAEAEDGLVLVDQHAAHERLVLERMRAALTGGRIASQAMLIPEVVELDEPACDRLEARAEELAEFGLDLERFGPTAMLVRATPALLGQSDPKGLVADLADELAAFDQALSLRERLDHVAATMACHGSVRAGRILSVAEMNALLREMEVTPHSGQCNHGRPTWVKLQHGDIEKLFGRK; encoded by the coding sequence ATGTCAATACGGCGTCTGCCTCCCCATCTCGTCAATCGTATCGCGGCCGGTGAAGTGGTGGAAAGGCCCGCCAGTGCGTTGAAGGAGTTGGTCGAAAATTCGATCGATGCCGGGGCGACGCGGATCGCGGTCGCGCTGGGTCAGGGCGGGGTCGGCCGGATCGAGGTGGCGGACGACGGATGCGGCATGTCGGCCGAGGACATGGCCCTCGCGCTGGAGCGGCATTGTACCTCCAAGCTGCCCGACGAGGCGATCGAATCGGTCCTAACCCTCGGATTTCGCGGCGAAGCCCTGCCGTCCATCGCCAGCGTCGCGCGTGTGACGATCGAGAGTCGTCCGGCGGGGCGCGACGGCTGGAGCCGGGTGGTCGACAATGGCGAGGTGCTGCGCGACGGCCCCGCCGCCGTGCCGCCCGGCACCCGCATCCTGGTCGAGGACCTGTTCGCGCGTGTCCCGGCGCGGCGCAAGTTCCTGCGTTCGCCCCGTTCGGAATATGCCGCCTGTCTCGACATGGTGCGCCGGCTGGCGATGGCGCGGCCCGACATCGCCTTCACCCTGGAGCATGACGGGCGGCGGGTGCTGACCGTGCCGGGCGGGGAGGAGCGGCCGGGGCGCGTCGCGGGGCTGACCGACCGGGCGCTGGCGGAGAATTCGGTCGCGATCGACTGGGTGCGCGACACGGTGTCGCTGGGCGGCGTGGCGGGGTTGCCGACCTTCAACCGGGGCATCGCCGACCACCAATATCTGTTCGTCAATGGCCGCCCGGTCCGCGATCGCCTGCTGATGGGCGCGATCAGAGGCGCTTATGCCGAGATGTTGCCACGCGATCGTCACGCGGTGGTCGCGCTGTTCCTCGACATGCCGCCGTCGGAGGTCGATGTGAACGTCCACCCGGCCAAGACCGAGGTCCGCTTTCGCGACCCGGCGCTGATCCGGGGGATGATCGTGTCGGGCCTGCGCCGCGCCCTCGACGAGGCCGGGCATCGCAGCGTCCAGCGCCCGCCCGACTCGGCGCTGGCGATGTGGCAGAGCGAGAGCGTCGCCGCTCCGCCCGGCGGCACGCCGCCGCTCGACAGCTGGGCCGCGTCCGCGCCCGAGACGCGCGTCATGGAGCGACAGTCGCTCTTCGCGCCGCGCCCCGGCTTTGCGGCGCCGCCACCGCTCGCCCGCGCCGAAGCCGCCTTCGCGGCCCCGCCCGAGGTGCGCCAATATCCGATGGGCGTTGCGCGCGGACAGGTCGCCAAGACCTATATCGTCGCCGAAGCCGAGGATGGCCTCGTCCTGGTCGACCAGCATGCCGCGCACGAACGGCTGGTGCTGGAGCGGATGCGCGCCGCGCTGACCGGCGGGCGGATCGCGTCGCAGGCAATGCTGATTCCGGAAGTGGTCGAGCTGGACGAACCCGCCTGCGACCGGCTGGAGGCGCGCGCCGAGGAGCTGGCGGAGTTCGGGCTCGATCTCGAACGGTTCGGCCCGACCGCGATGCTGGTCCGCGCCACGCCCGCTTTATTGGGGCAGAGCGATCCCAAGGGGCTGGTCGCCGATCTGGCGGACGAACTCGCGGCGTTCGACCAGGCGCTGTCCTTGCGCGAGCGGCTGGATCATGTCGCGGCGACCATGGCCTGCCACGGCTCGGTCCGCGCGGGCCGTATCCTGTCGGTCGCCGAGATGAACGCGCTCCTCCGCGAGATGGAGGTCACGCCGCATTCCGGCCAGTGCAATCACGGCCGCCCGACCTGGGTGAAGTTGCAGCATGGAGATATCGAGAAGCTGTTCGGGCGGAAGTGA
- a CDS encoding rod shape-determining protein, producing MPLPRFLKFMSQDMAIDLGTANTVVYVRGRGIVLNEPSVVAVETINGIKKVKAVGDDAKLMMGKTPGNIEAIRPLRDGVIADIDVAEQMIKHFILKVHGPRKFARWPEIVICVPSGSTKVERRAIRDAASNAGASQVFLIEEPMAAAIGADMPVTEPIGSMVVDIGGGTTEVAVLSLRGLAYTTSVRVGGDKMDESIVSYVRRNHNLLIGEATAERIKQEVGIARPPADGIGVTIQIKGRDLVNGVPKEIQINQGQIAEALSEPVATIVEGVRVALENTAPELAADIVDQGIVLTGGGALLEGLDEVLRDETGLPVTVAEDPLTCVALGTGRALEDPMYRGVLLNG from the coding sequence ATGCCCCTCCCCCGCTTCCTGAAATTCATGTCGCAAGACATGGCGATCGACCTCGGCACCGCGAACACCGTGGTCTATGTCCGCGGACGCGGCATCGTGCTGAACGAGCCGTCCGTCGTCGCGGTCGAGACGATCAACGGCATCAAGAAGGTGAAGGCGGTCGGCGACGACGCCAAGCTGATGATGGGCAAGACGCCGGGCAATATCGAGGCGATCCGTCCGCTTCGCGACGGCGTGATCGCGGACATCGACGTCGCCGAACAGATGATCAAGCACTTCATCCTGAAGGTGCATGGCCCGCGCAAGTTCGCGCGCTGGCCCGAGATCGTGATCTGCGTGCCGTCGGGTTCGACCAAGGTGGAACGCCGCGCGATCCGCGACGCCGCCTCGAACGCGGGCGCCAGCCAGGTCTTCCTGATCGAGGAGCCGATGGCCGCCGCGATCGGCGCCGACATGCCCGTCACCGAGCCGATCGGATCGATGGTCGTCGATATCGGCGGCGGCACGACCGAAGTCGCGGTGCTGTCGCTTCGCGGCCTGGCCTACACCACCTCGGTCCGCGTCGGCGGCGACAAGATGGACGAGTCGATCGTCTCCTACGTGCGCCGCAACCATAATCTGCTGATCGGCGAAGCCACCGCCGAGCGGATCAAGCAGGAAGTCGGCATCGCGCGTCCCCCGGCGGACGGCATCGGCGTGACGATCCAGATCAAGGGCCGCGACCTCGTCAACGGGGTGCCCAAGGAAATCCAGATCAACCAGGGCCAGATTGCCGAGGCGCTGTCCGAGCCGGTCGCGACCATCGTCGAGGGCGTCCGCGTCGCGCTGGAAAACACCGCGCCCGAACTGGCCGCCGACATTGTCGACCAGGGCATCGTCCTGACCGGCGGCGGCGCGCTGCTCGAAGGGCTGGACGAGGTGCTGCGCGACGAGACCGGGCTGCCGGTGACGGTGGCTGAGGATCCGCTGACCTGCGTGGCGCTGGGCACCGGCCGCGCGCTGGAAGATCCGATGTACCGCGGCGTCCTGCTGAACGGCTAA
- the mreC gene encoding rod shape-determining protein MreC, with protein sequence MAPARDRRTGFSRRRQYGAFLAYVLAVAGAVVGVVLLVASTFNPPAFAGLRMTLGSVTAPVSGAFVAVGDAVDDIPQAIGRYFFVHSENERLRAELAQSRQLLLTARTIAYDNRRLRTLLAVRDRTPDTVVTARLVSSTGSSGRRFALLNAGRWQGVAPGMAVRGPEGLIGRVTEAGPAAARVLLLTDPESIVPVRRTRDGLPAIAVGRGDGTLDIRSVNTNVRLAKGELFVTSGTGGLYAPNIPVARIRADGGDTAVARPFIHPDTLDFAIVQRAFMPMPVSAPSPRP encoded by the coding sequence ATGGCGCCCGCCCGCGACCGTCGCACCGGGTTTTCGCGACGGCGGCAATATGGAGCTTTCCTGGCCTATGTGCTCGCGGTGGCGGGTGCGGTGGTGGGCGTGGTGCTGCTTGTCGCATCCACGTTCAACCCACCCGCCTTCGCTGGCTTGCGCATGACGCTGGGCAGCGTCACCGCGCCCGTCTCCGGCGCCTTCGTCGCGGTCGGCGACGCGGTCGACGACATCCCCCAGGCGATCGGGCGTTATTTCTTCGTCCATTCGGAAAACGAACGGCTGCGCGCCGAACTCGCCCAGTCGCGCCAGTTGCTGCTGACCGCGCGCACCATCGCCTATGACAATCGCCGCCTGCGCACCTTGCTGGCGGTGCGCGACCGGACGCCCGACACCGTCGTCACCGCGCGGCTGGTCAGCTCGACCGGCAGCAGCGGTCGCCGCTTCGCGCTGCTCAATGCGGGGCGGTGGCAGGGCGTTGCGCCCGGCATGGCAGTGCGCGGTCCCGAGGGGCTGATCGGGCGCGTGACCGAGGCGGGGCCCGCCGCCGCGCGCGTCCTCCTCCTGACCGATCCCGAAAGCATCGTGCCGGTCCGCCGCACCCGCGACGGCCTGCCCGCCATCGCGGTCGGGCGCGGCGACGGGACGCTCGACATACGCTCGGTCAACACCAATGTCCGGCTGGCCAAGGGCGAGCTGTTCGTCACCTCGGGCACCGGCGGGCTCTATGCCCCCAATATTCCCGTCGCCCGCATCCGCGCCGATGGCGGCGATACGGCGGTGGCGCGGCCCTTCATCCATCCCGACACGCTGGATTTCGCGATCGTTCAGCGCGCCTTCATGCCGATGCCGGTATCGGCGCCGTCGCCCCGGCCGTGA
- a CDS encoding rod shape-determining protein MreD codes for MTLDISNPFDPGLPPARARALPWLTVMAGSLLAIVPVVAIVPLQPPMGLVMLLAWRLVARFALRLWAAAPLGLFDDLLSGQPLGSAMLLWSLTSLAIDLFEHRLVFRDFWQDWLIASGAIAFCLIAGRFLAVPVGAQVDAALVIQIAITILLFPMATRLVAWIDRKRGRNEVGA; via the coding sequence GTGACCCTCGACATCAGCAACCCCTTCGACCCCGGACTGCCGCCCGCACGCGCCCGCGCGCTGCCCTGGCTGACCGTGATGGCCGGTTCGCTCCTCGCCATCGTGCCGGTGGTGGCGATCGTACCGTTGCAGCCGCCCATGGGCCTCGTCATGCTGCTCGCCTGGCGGCTTGTCGCGCGGTTCGCGCTGCGGCTCTGGGCCGCCGCGCCGCTGGGGCTGTTCGACGATCTGCTGTCGGGCCAGCCGCTGGGCTCGGCGATGCTGCTCTGGTCGCTGACCTCGCTGGCGATCGACCTGTTCGAGCATCGGCTGGTGTTCCGCGATTTCTGGCAGGACTGGCTGATCGCCAGCGGCGCCATCGCCTTCTGCCTGATCGCGGGGCGTTTCCTGGCGGTGCCGGTCGGCGCGCAGGTCGATGCGGCGCTGGTCATCCAGATCGCGATCACCATCCTGCTCTTTCCCATGGCGACCCGGCTGGTCGCATGGATCGATCGCAAGCGTGGCCGCAATGAGGTAGGGGCATAG
- the mrdA gene encoding penicillin-binding protein 2, with translation MERQGRIMTEAAQAYSFSRRAFVLGAAQGAVGLLLAGRMAWLSIAQNEKYNLLSESNRVNTTMIPPRRGWLIDRHGLPIANNRTDFRVDIIPDRLEDKDRVLALLRQILRLDDEAMNRIRLDLEHAAGFQPVQVAERLDWERFAAVSVRLPELPGVQPTRGFARFYPAGAAVAHLTGYVGTPTAEQFKATHDQLLVTPGFKLGKDGLEKMLEPVLRGKPGAKRVEVTARGKVVAELATRPDTPGRNIRLTIDAGLQEFAARRLGTNSGSAVVLDCRTGETLAMVSMPAYDPNSFSDGISHLEWAMLSENDHVPLMNKVTQGLYPPGSTVKPMNGLALLEAGVGADDRVLCTGAMRVGTGVFHCHKRGGHGALNLKGAIEQSCDIYFYEMIRRMGYDRIAPIARMVGLGQKFDLPLSAQRYGTVPDPDWKLRKYKKKWTIADGLNASIGQGYVLANPLQLAVMAARIASGRALQPSLLAHQVHLDAPALPVASEHLAVVRDAMFGVVNQGGTGGAARMLVPGVSLAAKTGTAQVRRITMAERRMGVLKNGQLPFKLRDHALLVCFAPADNPRYAAAVVLEHNGHTVRNLDAPLIGRDIMTYLFDRDRALASLAQDEPTWGGDIATRMAAEEAAYRAAQAPKPASAATKTDAGAPTAAPAVKAATNVSDAQAEAMAASSSEQPADDAGTPDE, from the coding sequence ATGGAACGCCAGGGGCGGATCATGACCGAGGCGGCACAGGCCTACAGCTTCTCGCGGCGCGCCTTCGTGCTGGGCGCCGCGCAGGGCGCGGTCGGCCTGCTGCTCGCCGGACGTATGGCCTGGCTGTCGATCGCGCAGAACGAGAAATATAACCTCCTCTCCGAGAGCAACCGCGTCAACACGACGATGATCCCGCCGCGTCGCGGCTGGCTGATCGACCGGCACGGCCTGCCCATCGCCAACAATCGCACCGATTTCCGCGTCGACATCATCCCCGACCGGCTGGAGGACAAGGACCGCGTGCTGGCGCTGCTCCGCCAGATCCTGCGGCTGGACGACGAGGCGATGAACCGCATCCGCCTGGACCTGGAACATGCCGCCGGGTTCCAGCCGGTGCAGGTCGCCGAGCGGCTCGACTGGGAGCGGTTCGCCGCCGTCAGCGTCCGCCTGCCCGAGCTGCCCGGCGTCCAGCCGACGCGCGGCTTTGCGCGCTTCTATCCGGCGGGCGCGGCGGTGGCGCACCTGACCGGCTATGTCGGCACGCCCACCGCCGAACAGTTCAAGGCGACCCACGACCAGCTGCTCGTCACCCCCGGCTTCAAGCTGGGCAAGGACGGGCTGGAAAAGATGCTGGAGCCGGTGCTGCGCGGCAAGCCCGGCGCCAAGCGGGTCGAGGTGACGGCGCGCGGCAAGGTGGTGGCCGAACTCGCCACCCGCCCCGACACGCCCGGCCGCAACATCCGCCTGACCATCGATGCGGGGCTCCAGGAATTTGCGGCCCGCCGCCTGGGCACCAATTCGGGCTCCGCGGTGGTGCTCGACTGCCGCACCGGCGAGACGCTGGCGATGGTGTCGATGCCCGCCTATGACCCCAACAGCTTTTCGGACGGGATCAGCCATCTGGAATGGGCGATGCTGTCGGAGAACGACCATGTGCCCTTGATGAACAAGGTGACGCAGGGGCTCTATCCACCGGGCTCGACGGTCAAGCCGATGAACGGCCTCGCGCTGCTGGAGGCCGGGGTCGGTGCCGACGACCGGGTGCTGTGCACCGGCGCGATGCGGGTCGGCACCGGCGTCTTCCACTGCCACAAGCGCGGCGGGCACGGCGCGCTGAACCTGAAGGGCGCGATCGAGCAGAGCTGCGACATCTATTTCTACGAGATGATCCGCCGCATGGGCTATGACCGGATCGCGCCCATCGCGCGGATGGTCGGGCTGGGCCAGAAATTCGACCTGCCGCTCAGCGCGCAGCGTTACGGCACCGTGCCAGACCCCGACTGGAAGCTACGGAAATACAAGAAGAAGTGGACGATCGCGGACGGCCTGAACGCGTCAATCGGACAGGGTTATGTGCTCGCCAACCCGCTTCAGCTGGCGGTGATGGCGGCGCGGATCGCCTCGGGCCGCGCCTTGCAGCCCAGCCTGCTGGCGCATCAGGTCCATCTCGACGCCCCCGCCCTGCCCGTCGCCTCCGAGCATCTCGCGGTCGTGCGCGACGCAATGTTCGGCGTGGTCAACCAAGGCGGCACCGGCGGCGCGGCGCGGATGCTGGTGCCGGGCGTCAGCCTGGCCGCCAAGACCGGCACCGCGCAGGTCCGCCGGATCACCATGGCGGAGCGGCGCATGGGCGTGCTGAAGAACGGCCAGCTGCCCTTCAAGCTGCGCGACCACGCGCTGCTCGTCTGCTTCGCCCCCGCCGACAATCCGCGTTACGCGGCCGCCGTCGTGCTGGAGCATAACGGCCATACCGTGCGCAATCTCGACGCGCCGCTGATCGGGCGCGACATCATGACCTATCTGTTCGACCGCGACCGCGCATTGGCGTCGCTGGCGCAGGACGAGCCCACCTGGGGCGGCGACATCGCCACGCGCATGGCGGCCGAGGAAGCCGCCTATCGCGCGGCACAGGCCCCCAAGCCCGCCTCCGCCGCGACCAAGACCGATGCCGGTGCCCCCACCGCCGCCCCGGCGGTCAAGGCCGCGACCAACGTCTCCGACGCGCAGGCCGAGGCGATGGCCGCCAGCAGCAGCGAGCAGCCCGCCGACGATGCCGGGACCCCCGACGAATGA